In a genomic window of Alphaproteobacteria bacterium:
- a CDS encoding helix-turn-helix transcriptional regulator, with the protein MQAETSYPAIVGKLLENLRKNQNLKQQELARLLGLTQSAWSRIERGQTGLSMDLLVRVCDVLGTSPHELLGDADKARAGLLAQGIKVHPHIIARPERMMAMLGLAALGMLIFAILGRKS; encoded by the coding sequence ATGCAAGCTGAAACGTCTTACCCGGCCATCGTCGGTAAATTGCTGGAAAATTTGAGGAAGAATCAGAACCTCAAGCAGCAGGAGCTTGCCCGTTTGCTCGGGTTGACTCAGTCGGCCTGGTCGCGGATCGAGCGGGGCCAGACCGGTTTGTCTATGGATTTGCTGGTGCGGGTTTGCGATGTTCTGGGAACCAGCCCGCATGAGCTCTTGGGCGATGCCGACAAGGCCCGGGCCGGATTGCTCGCGCAGGGGATCAAAGTCCATCCGCATATCATCGCTCGGCCCGAGCGGATGATGGCTATGCTGGGGCTGGCGGCACTCGGGATGCTGATTTTTGCGATTCTGGGGCGTAAGTCGTAG
- a CDS encoding sel1 repeat family protein, with translation MNPATKHHKIPSGFLKKNVIILFLGLVFVPYFLWGAMDYVITLRRKNDAFSYFHNKDYSTAYREIMPFAMSGDSEARFIIGSMTAFGVGTSRDKMLATQWFSCEGISGCIKGSNEFRAGKGCFSGEWGDLSYEDCILWLKFSSELGYKPASELLEEYQKKKAAEFSSDKKPPK, from the coding sequence ATGAATCCTGCTACCAAACATCACAAGATTCCTTCCGGCTTTCTAAAAAAGAACGTCATCATTCTGTTTCTTGGCCTTGTTTTTGTGCCGTACTTTTTATGGGGTGCAATGGATTATGTCATAACTCTTCGAAGAAAAAACGACGCCTTTAGTTATTTTCATAACAAAGACTATTCAACTGCGTATCGTGAGATCATGCCGTTTGCGATGAGCGGGGATAGTGAGGCTAGGTTTATCATAGGGTCTATGACAGCCTTTGGGGTCGGCACCAGCAGAGACAAAATGCTTGCAACGCAGTGGTTTTCCTGTGAAGGGATTTCTGGTTGCATCAAAGGCAGCAATGAATTCAGGGCTGGAAAGGGCTGTTTTTCAGGTGAGTGGGGGGATTTATCTTATGAAGATTGTATTCTCTGGCTAAAATTTTCTTCAGAGCTTGGATATAAGCCTGCCAGCGAGTTGCTTGAGGAATATCAGAAAAAGAAAGCTGCAGAATTTTCTTCGGATAAGAAGCCCCCGAAATGA
- a CDS encoding OmpW family protein, producing the protein MFNKALALSLAAAVSVAAFATPVFAKDLGGPWSKERFQVRVRAIDVIPDVDSSVNIGGEVDADYAITPEVDVSYFFTQNIAAELIAATSKHDLEYTGNVALGDAWVLPPTLMLQYHFTPDKQFSPYVGAGVNYSVFYSEDAATGFTDLKVDNGFGYGLQAGADFWVNEHWGVNLDVKKLWLDVDASLNNGAIQADVDMDPWIVGAGVSYRF; encoded by the coding sequence ATGTTTAATAAAGCTCTTGCTCTCAGTCTTGCTGCCGCCGTTTCGGTTGCCGCTTTCGCAACGCCTGTTTTTGCAAAGGATCTTGGCGGTCCGTGGTCCAAGGAACGGTTTCAGGTCCGTGTCCGTGCGATTGACGTCATTCCCGATGTGGATTCCAGTGTTAATATCGGGGGCGAAGTCGACGCCGATTATGCGATTACCCCTGAGGTTGATGTTTCCTACTTCTTTACACAGAATATCGCTGCTGAGCTGATCGCGGCAACTTCCAAGCATGATCTTGAATATACAGGGAATGTGGCGTTGGGCGATGCATGGGTTCTTCCTCCGACCCTTATGCTCCAATACCACTTTACCCCCGATAAGCAATTCAGCCCTTATGTCGGGGCCGGTGTGAATTATTCGGTCTTTTATTCTGAGGATGCGGCCACAGGATTTACCGATCTTAAGGTCGATAACGGCTTCGGGTATGGTTTGCAGGCCGGGGCGGATTTCTGGGTCAACGAGCATTGGGGCGTTAACCTAGATGTCAAGAAGCTTTGGCTCGATGTTGATGCCTCCCTGAACAACGGGGCTATTCAGGCCGATGTCGATATGGATCCGTGGATTGTCGGGGCCGGGGTTTCTTATCGGTTCTAG
- the ccoS gene encoding cbb3-type cytochrome oxidase assembly protein CcoS produces MSVLMYLIPIALLLGLIWLGAFIWSIKSGQYDDLEGAAIRILMDDDGGPQKMPEKNSVKSEKQ; encoded by the coding sequence ATGAGCGTTCTGATGTATCTGATTCCTATTGCCCTTCTTCTGGGGCTGATCTGGCTTGGGGCGTTTATCTGGAGCATCAAGAGCGGGCAATATGATGATCTTGAGGGTGCAGCCATCCGTATCCTGATGGATGACGATGGCGGGCCTCAAAAGATGCCTGAAAAAAATTCTGTGAAATCTGAAAAACAATAG
- the cadA gene encoding cadmium-translocating P-type ATPase has protein sequence MNGDPLSGYESLVRLTPEGSYSLDVIVSGVHCAGCIQKIESSLSALPDIEGARLNFSTRRLNIRWRGPAQRGNELVALVNTLGYEVRPFDARAHLEETEEEKSLLICLGVAGFAMGNIMLLSSALWTTDNETMGLVTRDFMHWVSALIAIPAVIFSGRPFFRSAFKALSHGHTNMDVPISVGVILACVMSVFEVLRHAEHVYFDSAVMLLFFLLIGRYLDFRARRHARSAATDLMSTLSGFARVVESGQTRNVPIRDLKEDMVVLVSAGEKFPVDGVVLDGAAEVDTSLVTGETLPRLVPVGGDVYAGTMNLSGPVTLRVAKAAEDSLLSDIVRLMEKAEQGQAHYVRLADRVAKMYTPIVHILAASAFLLWWAVIGIAWQEALMIAVTVLIITCPCALGLAVPVVQVLATSRLMKAHVMVKSGDALERLAKADTVIFDKTGTLTLGHPKLEKEAAPEDMKLAASLASHSRHPLSLALVEAYEGRLLKFSDVQEHPGEGLSAVYEAKSIKIGSRKWCGPVDAPAAKGPELWLAVEGRVPVVFSFSDRLREDARHTIQNLKDDGLRVVLLSGDRSDVALDIAQQAGIGAEDVFAERTPPQKFDILEGYKKGGHKVLMVGDGLNDAPVLAGADVSMAPGTAVDMAQSAADIVFMGQNLGPVCETRRVAAFSQKLVKENFVLAMIYNAIAIPLGFAGMVTPMVAALAMSGSSIVVIANSFRLRGRI, from the coding sequence ATGAACGGCGATCCTCTCTCCGGTTATGAGTCGCTGGTGCGACTGACACCCGAGGGTTCGTATTCACTTGATGTTATCGTGAGCGGTGTTCACTGCGCGGGATGCATCCAGAAAATCGAATCTTCGCTTTCCGCGCTGCCGGATATCGAGGGGGCGCGGCTGAATTTTTCCACGCGGCGTTTGAATATACGCTGGCGCGGCCCCGCGCAGCGTGGGAATGAGCTGGTTGCGCTGGTCAATACACTCGGTTACGAGGTTCGGCCCTTTGATGCCCGCGCCCATCTGGAGGAGACAGAGGAGGAGAAGTCTCTTCTGATCTGCCTTGGTGTTGCCGGTTTTGCGATGGGCAATATCATGCTGCTGTCTTCTGCGCTCTGGACGACTGATAACGAGACGATGGGGCTGGTGACCCGTGATTTTATGCATTGGGTTTCGGCGCTTATTGCCATTCCCGCCGTGATATTTTCCGGTCGGCCCTTTTTTCGCTCTGCGTTCAAGGCCTTATCCCATGGGCATACCAATATGGATGTGCCGATTTCGGTCGGGGTCATTCTGGCCTGTGTGATGAGCGTCTTTGAAGTTCTGCGCCATGCCGAGCATGTTTATTTCGACTCAGCGGTGATGCTTTTGTTTTTCCTTCTGATCGGGCGGTATCTCGATTTCCGGGCGCGGCGTCATGCGCGGAGCGCGGCGACCGACCTGATGTCCACCCTTTCGGGTTTTGCGCGTGTGGTTGAAAGCGGGCAAACGCGCAATGTGCCTATTCGGGATTTAAAGGAAGACATGGTGGTTCTGGTTTCCGCCGGGGAAAAATTTCCGGTCGACGGGGTGGTGCTTGACGGCGCTGCGGAGGTCGATACGTCGCTGGTGACCGGGGAGACCTTGCCGCGTCTTGTTCCTGTTGGCGGGGATGTTTATGCAGGGACAATGAATCTCTCCGGCCCGGTGACGTTACGTGTCGCTAAAGCCGCCGAAGATTCTTTGCTTTCCGATATCGTGCGGCTGATGGAAAAGGCGGAGCAGGGGCAGGCGCATTATGTGCGTCTGGCGGACCGGGTGGCCAAGATGTATACGCCCATCGTGCATATTCTGGCTGCTTCGGCTTTCCTGTTGTGGTGGGCGGTGATCGGCATTGCCTGGCAGGAAGCGCTAATGATTGCCGTGACCGTTTTGATTATCACTTGTCCCTGTGCTTTGGGTCTTGCCGTTCCTGTCGTGCAGGTGCTGGCGACCAGCCGTTTGATGAAAGCTCATGTTATGGTTAAGTCGGGCGATGCGTTGGAGCGGCTGGCAAAGGCGGATACGGTTATTTTTGATAAGACGGGCACTTTAACCTTGGGGCATCCCAAGCTGGAGAAGGAGGCCGCGCCGGAGGATATGAAGCTGGCGGCTTCCCTGGCGTCTCACAGCCGTCATCCGCTCTCACTAGCTTTGGTGGAGGCTTATGAGGGAAGGCTTTTAAAATTTTCGGATGTGCAGGAGCATCCGGGGGAGGGGCTTTCGGCGGTTTATGAGGCCAAGAGCATCAAGATCGGTAGCCGGAAATGGTGTGGCCCGGTGGACGCTCCTGCCGCCAAGGGGCCGGAGTTGTGGCTGGCGGTTGAGGGACGAGTGCCCGTTGTTTTTTCTTTCAGCGACCGTTTACGCGAGGATGCGCGGCACACGATCCAGAATTTAAAGGACGATGGCCTGAGGGTTGTTCTCTTGTCCGGAGACCGGAGTGATGTGGCTCTTGATATCGCGCAGCAGGCGGGGATCGGGGCCGAGGATGTTTTTGCCGAGCGTACACCGCCGCAAAAGTTTGACATTCTAGAGGGGTATAAAAAAGGCGGACATAAGGTTCTGATGGTCGGGGACGGGCTAAACGATGCTCCTGTCCTCGCTGGCGCGGATGTCTCTATGGCGCCGGGAACAGCCGTGGATATGGCGCAAAGCGCCGCTGATATTGTGTTTATGGGACAAAATCTTGGCCCCGTTTGCGAAACTCGCCGTGTAGCTGCTTTTTCCCAGAAGCTTGTTAAGGAAAATTTTGTTCTGGCCATGATTTATAATGCGATTGCGATCCCGCTGGGGTTTGCCGGGATGGTGACGCCGATGGTGGCGGCGCTGGCCATGTCCGGTTCTTCGATCGTTGTCATTGCCAATTCGTTCAGGCTGCGGGGACGGATATGA
- a CDS encoding FixH family protein has protein sequence MKPETGPRPSDKWIPWYFVLFFAVFIILDSIFVYIAITTQTGVVTDKAYEKGLAYDSLLEESRLQKELGVQHEVSYDAPLLKLSLKDRDGHPIEAAKVTAKMIRPVQAGYDFELILTPIDSGVYAAELHAPLSGVWTAKMEAQWDGQSYRTTYRFVTK, from the coding sequence ATGAAGCCGGAGACCGGACCGAGGCCGAGCGATAAATGGATTCCCTGGTATTTTGTTCTGTTTTTTGCGGTATTCATCATTTTAGATTCCATTTTTGTTTATATCGCCATCACTACGCAAACCGGAGTTGTGACCGACAAGGCCTATGAGAAGGGGTTGGCTTACGATAGTTTGTTGGAAGAAAGCCGTTTGCAGAAGGAATTGGGCGTTCAGCATGAGGTTTCCTATGATGCGCCTTTGCTGAAACTTTCATTAAAGGATAGGGACGGACACCCCATTGAGGCGGCCAAAGTGACCGCAAAAATGATCCGGCCTGTGCAGGCAGGGTATGATTTCGAACTTATTTTGACGCCCATAGACAGCGGCGTCTATGCTGCCGAACTCCATGCGCCCCTGTCTGGCGTATGGACTGCGAAGATGGAGGCACAATGGGACGGGCAGTCGTATCGGACAACGTATCGGTTTGTCACGAAGTAA
- the ccoG gene encoding cytochrome c oxidase accessory protein CcoG yields MTENNEQPITFFAKQERIYPKRVWGRYRKLKWVAMVGTLGLYYLAPFLRWDRGPNAPDQAILIDLSHGRAYWFFIEIWPQEVYFLTGILILAAIALFFVTSLFGRVWCGYFCPQTVWTDLFVWVERIVQGDRNKRKKLQEGPWNWEKVWKLAVTHFCWLAIAWCTAGSFVLYFNDAPTLVWSFFEFNVSPTVLAFIGGLTFSTYLMAGFAREQVCIYMCPYARFQSAMFDDNTLIIGYDEARGEKRGKHKQGDPWDGRGHCVDCTACVQVCPMGIDIRDGLQMECIACGLCVDACNNIMDKVGLPRGLVRYDTERHIKLRAQGIEEKFRIIRPRTIYYSIILAVVGGIMLYGLIMRAPLELHVLHDRNPLFVQLSDGTIRNGYTLKILNKTHDDKNFKVSVSGLEQTQIEVKGAGELSAVSLPVQADSVGDYHLFVSAPVKPGEARPVVFTLTDIETGVQDAYESVFISERP; encoded by the coding sequence ATGACGGAGAATAACGAACAGCCCATCACGTTTTTTGCTAAGCAGGAACGGATTTACCCCAAGCGGGTTTGGGGACGGTATCGGAAGCTCAAATGGGTCGCGATGGTCGGAACGCTAGGGCTCTATTACCTGGCGCCCTTCCTACGCTGGGATCGGGGGCCGAATGCTCCGGATCAGGCCATACTGATCGATCTCTCTCATGGCCGCGCCTACTGGTTTTTTATCGAAATATGGCCGCAGGAAGTCTATTTTCTGACGGGTATCCTTATCCTTGCCGCGATTGCCCTGTTCTTTGTAACCAGCCTGTTCGGGCGGGTGTGGTGCGGGTATTTCTGTCCGCAGACGGTTTGGACGGATTTGTTTGTCTGGGTGGAGCGGATCGTTCAGGGCGACCGGAACAAGCGCAAGAAGCTGCAGGAAGGTCCGTGGAACTGGGAGAAAGTCTGGAAGCTTGCCGTGACACATTTTTGCTGGCTGGCGATTGCGTGGTGTACGGCGGGGTCGTTCGTTCTTTATTTCAATGATGCGCCGACACTGGTCTGGAGTTTCTTTGAATTTAATGTTTCTCCGACCGTTCTGGCCTTTATCGGCGGACTGACCTTCAGCACCTATCTGATGGCCGGGTTTGCGCGGGAGCAGGTGTGCATTTATATGTGTCCGTATGCGCGGTTCCAGTCGGCGATGTTTGACGATAATACCCTGATCATCGGCTATGACGAAGCGCGGGGCGAGAAGCGTGGCAAGCACAAGCAGGGCGATCCGTGGGACGGGCGCGGCCATTGTGTGGACTGTACGGCGTGCGTTCAGGTGTGTCCGATGGGAATCGATATCCGTGACGGGCTGCAGATGGAATGCATTGCTTGCGGGTTGTGCGTCGATGCGTGCAACAACATTATGGATAAAGTCGGTCTGCCGCGAGGGCTCGTCCGATACGATACGGAACGGCATATCAAATTAAGGGCGCAGGGGATTGAGGAGAAATTCAGGATCATCCGTCCGCGCACGATTTATTACTCCATCATTCTGGCCGTTGTGGGCGGTATCATGCTTTACGGGCTGATTATGCGGGCGCCTCTGGAGCTGCATGTTCTGCACGACCGCAATCCCTTATTCGTTCAGTTGTCGGACGGGACGATCCGTAACGGATATACGCTGAAGATTCTCAACAAGACGCACGATGACAAAAACTTCAAGGTTAGTGTTTCCGGCCTGGAGCAGACGCAAATTGAGGTCAAGGGTGCAGGGGAGTTAAGTGCTGTTTCTTTGCCCGTTCAAGCGGATAGTGTCGGCGACTATCATCTCTTCGTCAGCGCCCCTGTCAAGCCGGGGGAAGCCCGTCCGGTTGTGTTTACCTTGACGGATATCGAAACAGGAGTGCAGGATGCCTATGAGAGCGTCTTTATCAGCGAGAGACCCTGA
- the ccoP gene encoding cytochrome-c oxidase, cbb3-type subunit III, whose amino-acid sequence MSDAKKGHTPPKKEIDSVSGVETTGHDWDGIKELNNPAPRWWLWVFYICVIWSIWYWVVYPAWPTLSGATEGTYGWTQYKKLAAEQQEIVDRQKAYLEKFEKASFDEIFEDEQLYAFAMAGGSAFFKDNCATCHGTGGMGGKGYPNLNDDDWLWGGDIESIYQTIQFGVRSKHDDTRVSQMPAFGVEDLLNKEEIEKVVDYVLSLSDPQNAAGKDFTEAQGIFEQNCASCHGEDAKGLREFGAPNLVDSIWLYGGDRESVFNTVFYARAGMMPNWVGRLDENTIRQLAVYVHELGGGETGKTVQAAPVEVPEAVPQEEPVVSGPEKQGQNELVPPTVPVETEVAPSEGAEVNPVKAMETLPAVDNTETSGHDGE is encoded by the coding sequence ATGAGTGACGCAAAAAAAGGGCACACTCCACCCAAAAAAGAGATCGACAGCGTTTCAGGAGTGGAGACGACGGGTCATGATTGGGACGGAATTAAAGAGTTAAATAATCCGGCGCCGCGCTGGTGGTTGTGGGTGTTTTATATCTGCGTGATCTGGTCGATCTGGTATTGGGTGGTTTATCCGGCCTGGCCGACTTTGAGCGGTGCGACCGAGGGCACTTACGGCTGGACCCAGTATAAGAAATTGGCTGCTGAGCAGCAGGAGATTGTGGACCGCCAGAAAGCCTATCTGGAGAAATTCGAGAAGGCTTCTTTCGACGAAATTTTCGAGGACGAGCAGCTTTATGCCTTTGCTATGGCCGGAGGTTCGGCTTTCTTCAAGGATAACTGTGCGACCTGTCACGGGACCGGCGGCATGGGCGGGAAGGGTTATCCCAACCTGAATGATGACGACTGGCTGTGGGGCGGGGATATCGAGTCTATCTATCAGACCATTCAGTTTGGTGTCCGGTCCAAGCATGATGATACACGTGTATCACAGATGCCTGCGTTCGGAGTCGAAGATCTGCTCAACAAAGAGGAGATCGAGAAAGTCGTCGATTATGTCCTGAGCCTTTCCGATCCTCAGAACGCGGCGGGTAAGGATTTCACAGAAGCCCAGGGGATTTTCGAGCAGAACTGCGCTTCCTGCCATGGCGAGGATGCAAAAGGATTGCGTGAATTTGGCGCCCCGAATCTGGTGGACTCGATCTGGCTTTATGGCGGTGACCGTGAATCCGTCTTCAATACGGTCTTCTATGCCCGCGCCGGAATGATGCCGAACTGGGTCGGGCGGCTTGATGAGAATACGATCAGGCAGCTTGCCGTCTATGTTCACGAGTTGGGCGGCGGGGAGACCGGAAAGACCGTACAAGCCGCACCTGTCGAAGTTCCTGAGGCTGTTCCGCAAGAAGAGCCTGTGGTTTCCGGACCGGAAAAGCAGGGTCAAAACGAGCTTGTGCCGCCGACCGTTCCGGTAGAAACTGAGGTTGCACCTTCCGAGGGGGCCGAAGTTAATCCGGTGAAAGCTATGGAGACTTTGCCTGCGGTCGACAACACAGAAACATCTGGTCATGACGGAGAATAA
- a CDS encoding cbb3-type cytochrome c oxidase subunit 3, whose translation MMDWFAQNAGLIGLLFFFSFFVLMALWVFRPGSKKTYQDYAGIPLKESDYE comes from the coding sequence ATGATGGACTGGTTTGCACAGAACGCCGGACTGATCGGACTTTTGTTTTTCTTTAGCTTCTTTGTGCTGATGGCGTTGTGGGTTTTCCGGCCCGGCTCGAAGAAAACTTATCAAGATTATGCAGGTATTCCCCTTAAGGAGAGCGATTATGAGTGA
- the ccoO gene encoding cytochrome-c oxidase, cbb3-type subunit II, translating into MSFLKKHEKLEKNSILLLVCVVVVVLIGGLVEIIPLFRMETVIEPVKGVRPYTPLELAGYNIYIREGCYNCHSQQVRPLRDEVARYGHYSLAAESMYDHPFQWGSKRTGPDLSRVGGKYSDDWHTAHLKRPRDVVPESIMPSYSFLLRTGAKIDDLDQHLKTLRIVGVPYTDEMIENAEKDAVAQATGEAKMDTSGLTARYGESVNARDFDGQPNLISEMDALVAYLQVLGTMVDFNATEEIEEAAP; encoded by the coding sequence ATGAGCTTTTTGAAAAAACACGAAAAACTGGAAAAAAATTCCATTTTGCTTCTTGTCTGTGTGGTCGTGGTCGTCCTGATCGGAGGGCTGGTGGAAATCATCCCCTTGTTCCGGATGGAGACGGTCATCGAGCCTGTGAAAGGTGTGCGGCCTTATACGCCGCTGGAACTGGCCGGGTATAATATCTATATCCGCGAGGGGTGTTATAATTGCCATTCGCAGCAAGTCCGGCCCTTGCGGGATGAGGTTGCCCGTTACGGACACTATTCTCTGGCGGCCGAGTCCATGTACGACCATCCCTTTCAGTGGGGATCGAAGCGGACCGGACCTGATCTTTCCCGTGTCGGCGGCAAGTATTCCGATGACTGGCATACCGCGCACCTTAAACGTCCTCGTGATGTTGTGCCTGAGTCGATCATGCCCTCTTACAGCTTCCTGCTCCGTACCGGTGCGAAGATCGACGATCTGGACCAGCATCTGAAAACGCTCAGGATTGTTGGCGTTCCCTACACGGACGAGATGATCGAGAACGCCGAGAAAGACGCCGTTGCCCAAGCGACCGGAGAGGCCAAGATGGATACGTCCGGCTTGACAGCCCGCTACGGCGAGAGCGTCAATGCACGGGATTTCGACGGGCAACCAAACCTTATTTCCGAGATGGACGCTCTGGTGGCCTATCTGCAGGTTCTCGGAACCATGGTTGATTTCAACGCTACCGAAGAGATTGAGGAGGCTGCGCCATGA
- the ccoN gene encoding cytochrome-c oxidase, cbb3-type subunit I, with the protein MSAQAVTEHQEYNYHVVRLFTLATVFWGIVGFLVGLLIALQLAFPDLNFEPYLTFGRLRPVHTSGVIFAFGGNALFATSYFVVQRTCRTRLWNDGLAMFTFWGYQLVIVMAALGYVLGATQGKEYAEPEWFVDLWLTIVWVAYLLVYLGTIMKRKEPHLYVANWFYLSFIITVAVLHLGNGLSIPVSWTGAKSYTVFSGVQSAMIQWWYGHNAVGFFLTAGFLGMMYYFVPKRAERPVYSYRLSILHFWSLIFIYIWAGPHHLHYTALPDWAQTLGMTFSVMLWMPSWGGMINGVMTLSGAWHKLREDPVLRFMIISLAFYGMSTFEGPLMSIKSVNSLSHYTDWTIGHVHSGALGWVGFISFGALYYMVPILWGREKLYSMKLVNLHLWVATIGIVLYIAAMWVSGIMQGLMWRDYNDMGFLEYSFVESVMAMHPFYLIRALGGALYLIGALIMAYNFYRTIKGDVCEKEYKNDGVLKGAVA; encoded by the coding sequence ATGAGTGCACAGGCCGTCACAGAGCATCAAGAGTATAATTATCACGTCGTCCGGCTGTTTACGCTGGCCACGGTCTTCTGGGGGATCGTCGGGTTTCTCGTGGGTCTTCTTATCGCCCTGCAACTTGCCTTTCCCGATCTTAATTTTGAGCCTTACCTGACGTTCGGGCGCTTGCGGCCCGTGCATACTTCCGGGGTGATTTTTGCTTTCGGGGGGAACGCGCTGTTTGCCACCAGTTATTTTGTCGTGCAGCGTACCTGCCGGACAAGATTATGGAATGACGGGCTGGCGATGTTTACCTTCTGGGGGTATCAGCTTGTGATCGTCATGGCGGCTCTGGGTTATGTTCTCGGGGCTACGCAGGGAAAAGAATATGCCGAGCCGGAGTGGTTTGTCGATCTCTGGCTGACGATTGTCTGGGTGGCTTACCTGCTGGTTTATCTGGGCACGATCATGAAACGCAAAGAGCCGCACCTTTATGTGGCGAACTGGTTCTATCTTTCTTTCATCATCACGGTGGCTGTTCTGCACCTTGGAAACGGTTTGTCTATTCCGGTGTCGTGGACCGGTGCCAAAAGCTATACGGTTTTCTCCGGGGTTCAGAGCGCCATGATCCAGTGGTGGTATGGGCACAATGCTGTGGGATTTTTCCTGACTGCCGGGTTTTTGGGCATGATGTATTATTTCGTTCCCAAGCGGGCTGAGCGTCCGGTTTATTCCTATCGGCTTTCGATCCTGCATTTCTGGTCGCTTATTTTTATCTATATCTGGGCGGGACCACATCATCTTCATTACACGGCTTTGCCTGACTGGGCGCAGACTCTGGGCATGACGTTCTCGGTCATGCTGTGGATGCCGTCCTGGGGCGGGATGATTAACGGGGTGATGACGCTTTCAGGTGCCTGGCACAAGCTGCGCGAAGACCCTGTGCTGCGCTTCATGATTATCTCGCTGGCTTTTTACGGGATGAGTACTTTTGAAGGGCCGCTGATGTCGATCAAGTCGGTGAACTCGCTTTCCCACTACACAGACTGGACCATCGGTCACGTGCATTCCGGTGCGCTGGGCTGGGTCGGGTTTATCAGTTTCGGAGCGCTTTACTACATGGTTCCCATACTTTGGGGCCGCGAGAAGCTGTACTCTATGAAGCTGGTTAACCTGCATCTGTGGGTCGCCACAATCGGGATCGTGCTTTATATCGCCGCGATGTGGGTTTCCGGCATCATGCAAGGTCTGATGTGGCGGGACTACAATGACATGGGCTTCCTTGAATACTCGTTCGTCGAGTCCGTCATGGCCATGCATCCGTTCTATCTGATCCGGGCTTTGGGCGGTGCGCTGTACCTGATTGGCGCCCTGATCATGGCCTACAATTTCTATCGGACGATCAAGGGCGATGTCTGTGAAAAAGAATATAAAAACGACGGCGTATTAAAAGGAGCAGTCGCATGA